Proteins from one Bacteroides mediterraneensis genomic window:
- a CDS encoding long-chain fatty acid--CoA ligase: MVNSYLSRLVRRQAEKYGDKVALKYRDYTTSTWIPVTWNGFANLVDEVARALVAAGVEVQENVGVFSQNKPECFYVDFGAFRSRVVTVPLYATSSEAQVHYIVEDAGIRFLFVGEQYQYDVAYRVQSLCRSLKKIIIFDPEVKRADGDCNSIYFSDFLKLAKEEKWQGEVEERTSASSPDDLANILYTSGTTGDSKGVMLHHSNYEAAFKGHNARLTELGENDVVMNFLPFTHIFERGWAFYCLHRGCMLCINLKPQDIQKTIKEIRPTAMCSVPRFWEKVYAGVQEKINETTGLKKALMLDALRVGKEHNITYLMNGKTPPAVLHMKYKFYERTIYSLLKKTIGIENGNFFPTAGAAIPEKVEEFVHSVGINMIAGYGLTESTATVSCEWKRDFRIGSVGRVLPGVEVRIGENNEIQLHGGTITKGYYKKEAITKQAFTEDGWFRTGDAGYMKDGFLYLTDRIKDLFKTSNGKYIAPQAIETKLVVDRYIDQVTIIADQRKFVSALIVPEYAQVEKFAREHHIAFTSRKDLLENPQIVELFRLRIDTLQQEFAHYEQVKRFTLLPEPFSMERGELTNTLKLKRAVVARNYKDVIDKMYEENIG, translated from the coding sequence ATGGTTAATTCATATTTGTCCCGGCTTGTGCGGCGACAAGCAGAAAAATATGGGGATAAAGTTGCCTTAAAATACCGTGATTACACCACTTCTACATGGATTCCTGTCACTTGGAACGGATTTGCGAATTTGGTTGACGAGGTAGCCAGGGCTTTAGTGGCTGCAGGAGTAGAGGTGCAAGAGAATGTAGGAGTCTTCTCACAAAATAAGCCAGAATGTTTTTATGTAGATTTCGGAGCTTTCAGAAGCCGGGTCGTGACGGTTCCTTTGTATGCCACCAGTTCGGAGGCACAGGTACATTATATCGTGGAGGATGCCGGCATCCGCTTCTTGTTTGTCGGCGAACAGTATCAGTATGATGTGGCCTATCGGGTACAGAGCCTGTGCCGTTCTTTGAAGAAAATTATTATTTTCGATCCGGAGGTGAAACGGGCCGACGGAGATTGCAATTCGATTTATTTTTCTGATTTTCTGAAACTGGCTAAAGAGGAAAAGTGGCAAGGTGAAGTGGAGGAACGTACGTCGGCTTCTTCTCCCGATGATTTGGCCAATATTTTATACACTTCCGGCACTACGGGCGACTCCAAGGGAGTGATGTTGCATCACTCCAATTATGAGGCGGCTTTCAAAGGGCATAACGCGCGTCTCACCGAGCTGGGAGAGAACGATGTGGTGATGAATTTTCTGCCGTTTACGCATATTTTTGAACGGGGATGGGCTTTCTATTGCCTGCACAGGGGTTGTATGCTGTGCATCAACCTGAAACCCCAGGATATCCAGAAAACCATCAAGGAAATCCGCCCTACCGCGATGTGCAGTGTGCCGCGTTTCTGGGAAAAGGTATATGCAGGCGTACAGGAAAAAATCAATGAGACCACTGGGTTGAAGAAAGCCCTGATGCTGGATGCACTGCGGGTGGGCAAGGAGCATAATATCACGTATCTGATGAACGGGAAAACGCCTCCGGCCGTGTTGCACATGAAATATAAATTCTATGAGCGGACTATCTACAGCCTTTTGAAGAAAACCATCGGGATTGAGAACGGTAATTTCTTCCCTACAGCCGGGGCGGCCATACCGGAAAAGGTGGAAGAGTTTGTGCATTCCGTGGGAATCAACATGATTGCCGGATATGGATTGACGGAAAGTACCGCTACGGTTTCCTGTGAATGGAAGAGAGATTTCCGGATAGGAAGCGTCGGGCGGGTATTGCCGGGCGTGGAAGTCCGTATCGGTGAAAACAACGAAATCCAACTTCATGGAGGAACCATTACAAAAGGATATTACAAGAAAGAAGCAATCACCAAGCAGGCTTTTACGGAAGACGGCTGGTTCCGGACGGGAGATGCCGGATACATGAAGGATGGGTTCCTGTATCTGACAGACCGTATCAAGGATCTCTTCAAGACTTCCAATGGAAAATACATTGCTCCACAGGCCATCGAGACGAAACTGGTGGTAGACCGTTACATTGACCAGGTGACCATTATTGCCGACCAGCGTAAGTTTGTGTCTGCCTTGATTGTACCGGAATACGCACAGGTGGAGAAATTTGCCCGGGAACATCACATCGCTTTTACCAGTCGGAAGGACTTGCTCGAAAATCCGCAGATTGTGGAACTGTTCAGGCTTCGGATAGATACCCTCCAGCAGGAATTTGCCCATTATGAACAGGTGAAACGTTTCACGTTGCTGCCCGAACCGTTCAGTATGGAACGGGGGGAACTGACGAACACTTTGAAGCTGAAACGTGCGGTGGTGGCCCGGAACTACAAGGATGTCATCGACAAAATGTATGAAGAAAATATCGGCTAA
- a CDS encoding M20 family metallo-hydrolase produces MIDIGYYTSEALTLLHSLIGIPSISREEEAAADFLQNYIEETGIMTGRSGNNIWCISPMFDIQKPTILLNSHIDTVKPVSGWRKQPFTPKNENGKLYGLGSNDAGASLVSLFQVYRYLSMTTQSYNLIYLASCEEEVSGKNGIESVLHQLPPIALGVVGEPTEMHPAIAEKGLMVLDVTARGKSGHAARNEGENAIYKILPDIEWFRTYQFPKESSLLGPVKMSVTQINAGTQHNVIPDLCSMVVDIRSNECYSNEELFAEIGKHVQSEVKARSFRLNSSSIPADHPFVKRAIELGKTPFGSPTLSDQALMPFPSVKIGPGKSSRSHTADEYVLVSEIEEAISIYVQILDGLKI; encoded by the coding sequence ATGATAGATATAGGTTACTACACATCTGAAGCGCTGACTCTGCTGCATTCACTGATTGGAATTCCTTCTATCAGCCGGGAAGAAGAGGCAGCAGCCGACTTCCTGCAAAATTACATAGAAGAAACCGGTATCATGACCGGACGTTCCGGCAACAACATCTGGTGCATCAGCCCCATGTTCGATATCCAGAAACCTACCATCCTGCTGAATTCACACATTGATACCGTCAAACCGGTGAGCGGATGGAGAAAACAGCCGTTCACTCCCAAGAATGAGAACGGAAAACTCTACGGACTGGGAAGCAACGATGCGGGAGCCAGTTTGGTATCTCTTTTCCAGGTATATCGCTACCTCAGCATGACCACACAAAGCTATAACCTGATTTATCTGGCATCATGTGAAGAAGAGGTATCCGGGAAAAACGGAATTGAAAGCGTGCTCCATCAGCTTCCTCCCATTGCCTTGGGCGTGGTGGGAGAACCTACGGAAATGCACCCGGCCATCGCCGAAAAAGGATTGATGGTACTCGACGTGACGGCCCGCGGAAAATCCGGACATGCTGCCCGCAACGAGGGAGAAAATGCCATCTACAAAATCCTGCCGGACATCGAATGGTTCCGTACCTACCAGTTCCCAAAAGAATCTTCTTTACTGGGACCCGTCAAGATGAGCGTGACCCAGATTAATGCCGGCACACAGCACAACGTGATTCCGGACTTATGCAGCATGGTGGTCGACATCCGCAGCAACGAATGCTATTCCAATGAAGAACTGTTTGCCGAAATAGGGAAACACGTGCAAAGCGAAGTGAAGGCCCGCTCTTTTCGCCTCAACTCTTCCAGCATTCCGGCCGACCATCCTTTCGTGAAACGGGCTATCGAACTGGGAAAAACGCCATTCGGTTCTCCCACTCTGTCGGATCAGGCACTGATGCCTTTCCCCTCCGTCAAAATCGGTCCGGGAAAATCCTCCCGCTCACATACGGCCGACGAATATGTGCTGGTCAGCGAAATCGAAGAAGCAATTTCCATTTATGTGCAAATTCTGGATGGACTGAAAATTTAA